A portion of the Nitratidesulfovibrio termitidis HI1 genome contains these proteins:
- the mnmE gene encoding tRNA uridine-5-carboxymethylaminomethyl(34) synthesis GTPase MnmE → MRQEGTIAAIATPPGHGGVGIIRISGPDSHAILGRLFLPASPRFAGFRPWTLHRGRACDATGAPLDDVLAVAMPGPRTFTGEDVAEIHCHGGPAVLAAVLEAACACGAQLAGRGEFTRRAFLNGRMDLTQAEAVAEMIAAPAQGGLRLAQARLQGLLGARVAELRARLLDLRAQVCVAVDFPEDEVDCLAPDAFVAECDGVAAGVRGLLSAHQRGRCWQEGALVVLAGHVNAGKSSLMNALLGRRRAIVTDMPGTTRDFIEEPVQLAGLPVRLVDTAGLRDTGDIVEQEGVRISRDLVAQADLVLLVVDAATGMGHAERELLRHVRDQRLDTAHLPAPVGSGQPVACSVAPAGRVLVVLNKSDLAGEAREAGKAGAAFPCPQEVDGCPCVAVSALRGEGVDELAAAARAMVLAGLGASDAMGGGGEPESGDLAPNLRQAQVLRRALDELDALMADVRAGVPYDLCSVRLDGACAVLSEITGETTPAEVLEHIFSSFCIGK, encoded by the coding sequence ATGCGGCAGGAAGGCACCATCGCCGCCATCGCCACCCCGCCCGGACACGGGGGGGTGGGCATCATCCGCATCAGCGGGCCGGACAGCCATGCCATTCTGGGGCGGCTGTTCCTGCCCGCTTCGCCGCGTTTTGCCGGGTTCCGCCCCTGGACGCTGCACCGGGGTCGCGCGTGCGACGCCACGGGTGCGCCACTGGACGATGTGCTGGCCGTGGCCATGCCCGGCCCGCGCACCTTCACTGGCGAGGACGTGGCGGAAATCCACTGCCACGGCGGTCCTGCCGTGCTGGCGGCGGTGCTGGAGGCGGCCTGCGCCTGTGGCGCACAGCTTGCCGGGCGGGGCGAATTCACCCGGCGGGCCTTTCTGAACGGACGCATGGACCTGACCCAGGCCGAGGCCGTGGCCGAAATGATCGCCGCGCCCGCACAGGGCGGGCTGCGTCTGGCCCAGGCCCGGTTGCAGGGGCTGCTGGGCGCGCGTGTGGCAGAGTTGCGGGCGCGTCTGCTGGACCTGCGTGCGCAGGTGTGCGTGGCCGTGGATTTTCCGGAGGACGAGGTGGATTGCCTTGCCCCCGATGCCTTCGTGGCCGAATGCGATGGGGTGGCCGCCGGTGTGCGCGGGCTGCTGTCTGCCCACCAGCGGGGCCGCTGCTGGCAGGAAGGCGCGCTGGTGGTGCTGGCGGGGCACGTCAACGCAGGCAAGTCCAGCCTGATGAATGCGCTGTTGGGACGCCGCCGGGCCATCGTCACCGACATGCCCGGCACCACGCGTGATTTCATCGAGGAACCGGTCCAACTGGCCGGGCTGCCGGTGCGCCTGGTGGACACGGCAGGCCTGCGCGACACCGGCGACATCGTGGAGCAGGAAGGCGTGCGCATCAGCCGCGACCTGGTGGCCCAGGCGGACCTGGTCCTGCTGGTGGTGGACGCCGCCACCGGGATGGGCCATGCCGAACGTGAACTGCTGCGCCACGTGCGCGACCAGCGGCTGGACACCGCCCATCTACCCGCGCCCGTTGGCTCCGGCCAGCCTGTTGCGTGTTCCGTCGCCCCGGCAGGCCGGGTGCTGGTGGTGCTGAACAAGAGCGATCTTGCCGGTGAGGCCCGTGAGGCTGGTAAGGCCGGAGCAGCCTTCCCGTGCCCGCAAGAGGTGGATGGCTGCCCCTGCGTGGCCGTTTCCGCCCTGCGCGGAGAAGGCGTGGACGAACTGGCCGCCGCCGCGCGGGCCATGGTGCTGGCGGGCCTTGGCGCATCTGATGCGATGGGTGGCGGCGGCGAGCCGGAATCCGGCGACCTTGCCCCCAACCTGCGTCAGGCCCAGGTGCTGCGCCGTGCGCTGGACGAACTGGATGCCCTGATGGCGGACGTCCGCGCCGGGGTGCCGTACGACCTGTGCTCGGTGCGGCTGGACGGCGCATGCGCGGTGCTGTCGGAAATCACCGGCGAGACCACCCCCGCTGAGGTGCTGGAACACATCTTTTCTTCGTTCTGCATCGGGAAGTAG
- a CDS encoding 4Fe-4S dicluster domain-containing protein, which yields MSDRAPSPFIVNGCRGTTVASSRGGTCRFSLPVPEGFLARLERVVAESGWPDFLRDVVRGPILHHHAFRVAVSACPNGCSRPHIADVGIIRAWTPGRASDACTRCGLCERLCPDHAMTLGAGEDDGPCLHPENCLSCGLCIKRCPEKALPVAREGWRVVVGGRLGRRPRLATELDGLDEVPGASGFPGQSHLLDDDGVVRALRNALAWYMREYRLHLRFGDLVASDPATAARLAGTLPGPVRTPEKMPPMRFDAPDPDTGDGEGGAGETP from the coding sequence ATGTCCGATCGCGCTCCCTCTCCCTTCATCGTCAACGGTTGCCGTGGTACGACCGTTGCCTCCTCTCGCGGGGGCACCTGCCGCTTTTCCCTGCCCGTGCCGGAAGGCTTTCTGGCCAGGCTGGAACGGGTGGTGGCCGAAAGCGGCTGGCCGGACTTCCTGCGCGACGTGGTGCGCGGTCCCATCCTGCACCACCATGCCTTCCGGGTGGCGGTGTCCGCGTGTCCCAACGGCTGTTCGCGCCCGCACATCGCGGACGTGGGCATCATCCGGGCCTGGACGCCGGGCCGCGCCTCCGATGCCTGTACCCGCTGCGGGCTGTGCGAGCGGCTGTGCCCTGACCATGCCATGACCTTGGGAGCGGGGGAAGACGACGGGCCGTGCCTGCACCCCGAAAACTGTCTTTCCTGCGGGTTGTGCATCAAGCGCTGCCCGGAAAAGGCCCTGCCCGTGGCCCGCGAGGGCTGGCGGGTGGTGGTGGGTGGCCGCCTTGGCCGCCGCCCCCGGCTGGCAACGGAACTGGACGGGCTGGATGAAGTGCCCGGGGCTTCCGGCTTTCCCGGTCAGTCGCACCTGCTGGACGACGACGGCGTGGTGCGCGCCCTGCGCAACGCGCTGGCGTGGTACATGCGCGAATACCGGCTGCACCTGCGTTTCGGCGACCTGGTGGCCTCCGACCCCGCTACGGCGGCGCGTCTGGCGGGCACACTGCCGGGGCCGGTGCGCACCCCTGAAAAGATGCCCCCCATGCGCTTCGATGCCCCGGACCCGGATACCGGCGATGGGGAGGGCGGGGCGGGCGAAACCCCGTAA
- a CDS encoding protein jag yields the protein MDGYKEFQGKSLDDAIREACSYFDAPREKLEIDIVQDAKSGIFGIVGARKAKIRARRAQIGQIGQIGRLASPAQSARSGQSAAPTLESAAASDASSTAQPRDERGAATAEAVVAEAVESRSTRAPRPREDRPRDERPRREQGDAALVKAEPVVGADAHGEAESGDEDDERRPDGERNGRRRRRGGRGRRERDGEARGDNGDRSDLADRGDRGDRGDRGDRGDRPRQPRETDGETTEGAASVDSRPGGRPARAPRMPQAPRGPRPARQPQDGDASGQTEQQERRGGSRRNGERSERAERSDRPERAERPARSTSPERLSRSERHPRPDAGLDMLDMLDGADEHGGDGLPEIPLEQLDREQVTQVAVEVMERLVTPVIGEAGFTVELAEGRVNVSVDCGENSGLLIGREGQTLSALQYLASRIVSRKLGASVRVQLDSGDYRERQDDKLRDIALYLAEKVRATGKPQSTRPLSSYHRRVVHVTLQDDEEVVTRSKGDGPLKRVIIMRKKKG from the coding sequence ATGGATGGATACAAGGAGTTTCAGGGGAAAAGCCTCGACGATGCCATTCGCGAGGCCTGCTCCTACTTCGACGCCCCGCGCGAGAAGCTCGAGATAGACATCGTTCAGGATGCCAAGTCCGGCATCTTCGGCATAGTGGGTGCGCGCAAGGCCAAGATTCGCGCGCGCCGCGCCCAGATAGGGCAGATAGGGCAGATAGGCCGTCTGGCGTCGCCTGCACAATCCGCTCGATCGGGGCAGTCTGCTGCTCCCACTCTTGAGTCTGCTGCCGCCAGCGACGCGTCTTCCACCGCGCAACCCCGTGACGAGCGGGGCGCAGCCACCGCAGAAGCGGTGGTGGCGGAAGCTGTCGAATCCCGCTCCACCCGTGCTCCCCGCCCGCGTGAAGATCGTCCGCGTGACGAGCGCCCCCGCCGTGAGCAGGGTGATGCCGCCTTGGTCAAGGCCGAGCCCGTTGTCGGTGCTGATGCCCATGGCGAAGCCGAATCCGGTGACGAGGACGATGAGCGCAGGCCGGATGGCGAACGCAACGGACGCCGCCGCCGACGTGGTGGCCGAGGCCGCCGCGAGCGTGACGGCGAAGCCCGTGGCGACAATGGCGACCGCAGTGATCTTGCTGACAGGGGTGACAGGGGTGACAGGGGTGACAGGGGTGACAGGGGTGACAGGCCCCGCCAGCCTCGCGAAACCGACGGCGAAACCACCGAAGGCGCCGCGTCCGTCGATTCCCGTCCCGGCGGCAGACCAGCACGGGCGCCCCGCATGCCGCAGGCACCGCGTGGACCGCGTCCCGCACGTCAGCCGCAGGATGGCGATGCCTCCGGGCAGACGGAGCAGCAGGAGCGCCGTGGCGGTTCTCGTCGCAATGGTGAGCGGTCGGAACGGGCCGAGCGTTCTGACCGGCCCGAGCGAGCCGAGCGCCCGGCCCGATCGACCAGTCCAGAAAGACTGTCCAGATCGGAGCGGCACCCCCGGCCCGACGCAGGCTTGGACATGTTGGACATGCTGGACGGGGCCGACGAACACGGCGGGGACGGCCTGCCGGAAATCCCGCTGGAACAGCTGGATCGGGAGCAGGTGACCCAGGTGGCCGTTGAGGTCATGGAACGGCTGGTCACCCCGGTCATCGGCGAAGCGGGCTTCACCGTGGAACTGGCCGAAGGCCGCGTCAACGTTTCCGTGGATTGCGGCGAGAATTCCGGGCTGCTCATCGGCCGCGAAGGGCAGACCCTGTCGGCGTTGCAGTACCTGGCCTCGCGCATCGTTTCGCGCAAACTGGGCGCATCGGTGCGGGTGCAGCTGGATTCCGGCGACTACCGGGAACGCCAGGACGACAAGTTGCGCGACATTGCCCTGTATCTGGCCGAAAAGGTGCGCGCCACCGGCAAGCCGCAGTCCACTCGTCCGCTCAGTTCATACCACCGCCGGGTGGTGCACGTGACCCTGCAGGACGATGAAGAGGTGGTTACCCGCAGCAAGGGCGACGGCCCGCTGAAGCGGGTGATCATTATGCGCAAGAAGAAAGGGTAG